From Calliphora vicina chromosome 3, idCalVici1.1, whole genome shotgun sequence:
ATTAACTGAATTTACCACAACGAAAATgtttaatacttttataaattgaCTTGTAATCCTTGTTTGACTATTTTTTAAGTAGTTTCCACTACCATTTCATAAATTTGAAACtaattgaaaaatttctttactttttaccCTGTCAAAAATCTCCTTCAAGTTTAATTATAAAACGTTTTgtttgttcttgttgtttttgaattttgatttaccTACAAAAACAGGTTACCGTCTCCTCAACATCCAACGGCAAGGAAAGTTGAGTAGCTGCCGTTGCTGCTGTTGAGTTATGGTTATGGTTGGCAGCATTGCGAGGCACAGCACGGCCAGGAACATGACGTGAAGCATGCAAAAATGTAGCGGCAAACGAAGACGACGATGAAGAAGACGTTTGATTTGTTGCCGTGGAAGACGCAGAAGGAGTTTGTGGCGTTGATTCGGCCTCAGCCAAAGGAACTTGAGAGTAACGAACTAAAATGGCGCGACTAACGCGATTACTTCCGGTTAAATTTGATATGGCCCAATTCATAATGAacgttgttgttttaattttaagccTATTTTTAGCTTAATATTTCGTGCATAGGCCAAACAACAACCAGCAATAACGACAACAACCTCATAGATTTtactacgttttttttttgtataaatgtgatttatattcaaattttgttttgcaaatttctTGGGCTTGTTATATTTctgtgtttgttgtttttttttattgttcttaTAAGTATTTTGCAATTTGCAACACAACCACCATGCACTACCAAGGAATGTCAAATTGAAACTGAAGCCCTGTGAATGACTCGAAAATTGTTGAAGAAATGTGTGTgcaacacaaacaacaacaataacaacaacaaaaatacaaataaacatcaGAGTCATTAGTGGCAGCAGCATGGATTGATGGTAATACTACGTAGTACGTACATATTTATGCACACTCCTCGTATGcatgttaaatatataaaaaatagatggaaaacaaaaaaaacaaaaaacagtaaAGCAAAACATCATCACCGCCACCAACAAACCCAGTCAGTAGTTGTTGCACACCGACTCACTTAAGCTCAGGAATGGAGGTGTTGAGGTGAGGGGTGGCATGAAGGTGTTATTTGGTAGAAGGTACTCATTCACTCACTTTTCCACATGTGTGGTAATCATTAAAGccatgtttaaaataaaaatcacacaTGCATTAGGGTTTCGCTGGAGGTTTCCTGGGTTGGAAATTTTGTTAGTCcaggagatttttttttaagatcagtAAAGGGTACCAACCCAAATTGtaacttttacttaaaattgaattgtgaaaatatataaaaacacaagcATCGATGCAACGATCAGAAAACTATTTGTCAACATCATAAAATTGTTGTCTAACTAATTTATTTTCGATCCACCTGATACTTTTGTTGCACAAGTATTTTTGTACTAATGAGACATAAACTAATAATCGACAAACGGAAAGAAGAATACGCCCAGAATATTTCCACAATCTAACGCCAGCAATGTTTTGAATAAGCATAATTGAACACGACGAAAAAGATTTTTCAAAACACTAGAAACAACAGTCcaagaaaatgtttattattatccaTGGATCCAGTACTACGACCCATAAGACCTTTCGTACATCCCATAATATCATCATAACAGGGTTCGTAAGAAGCCAATGGAACCCTTCGACCCCAATTTTACTGTTTTGTGCCAACATTGCCCAAAGTATCTATGACCTGTGACCAATGGAAAATAATCCCGTAAGTATTCTAAGAGTCGCTCTTTCAGACCGAATGAAACTTTTATGATTTGTCCTTTCACAGAGTCATTCACCCCTTTCACGAatgaatatttcacatgaaatatgttcccttttcccatttttcgttcatcaactttgttcacgtgaaaaatgttcccatgttgtgaaatttttagatgcaattttgtaaaaaaaattgctattaaaaaaatcaactattgtgaatgcaaagttcatgggaatatcacgatagcaattttcccttcgagttaaatggatatttcatgggaacactaatttcacatgttattgccgataggggtgattgtaATTGTGAGTCAATAGTTTGGCTTCCCTGAACCCACTTAAGTTAAACTATTGTCGGGCGAGCCAGATGTTAAAGAAAGGTTCCATTCCTATTAAAGCTTGCCCCGACCTCTATTGCCAAACAATCGGACTGTTCGCCTCCAGAATGGCCGTAATGACCATGTAAGAAACACAGAGATGTAACGAGGTCCACGCCGACAGCCGACACGAATATCCGACATCACAAAAAACCAAAAGCTCCTTGATCTCTCCCACAAACGCTCAACAGCGCAGATGAGGATCGCGTTAATTTTCGTCCTGATTTCAAGACTGTCGGATATTGAAGGAAAACATGAATGTTACACTTAATCAAgatctgacaatctctgaatggggttgtgcgaatagagtaaATTACAATTTATACTTACAATGCAACCCAAACTCACGACGGATTATGGTGCTTCTATTTATAGGTTGTGTAAATATTAGGGAATCAGAAGCTTCATTGTGAAGTCCActgaactaaaaatatttttcaagtgtcgaaagtagcattcaaatgtattgaatttttaaaacgatgttAGAAATAATTCTCTTCatatctccttactatttacacaaCCTTCATTTTGGAGTTTCTCGATCGTAGACAGGAGAGGACATAGGTACTTATCGGTGACAAAGGTTATCCAACTCTATTGCTTCACTGAAGCATCGTCGCAATATGAATTGTGATTCACTGTTTTATGGACAATACAATGGAATGTGACCTGCAGGAATTAGGGAATATGTTTACGATATCAGCAGTTGTTTACGTAATACAGGTTCCTCAACAATAGTTCAACCATTTGTGTTAATTAGCCagtagatcgcacaacacaGTACAGAGGAAATTCGTTATTTACCCGTATCGTCCGTATGCGAAATGAACTTCCAGCTGAAGTCTGTCTTATTACTTTCAATTTAAATCGAATGGCCACAAACACTATTcactctatcctccctcccataaacTATTTTCCTAGTTTCAAAATTATACACTGCTTAAATATTCATACTATGGTCAGTGCTGGTCCaaccaatacaaaaaaaacaatcggTAACCTACAGGCTGCTACTCTAATATACGTGTCGTTCTCGAAAATCACAAGACTTCGCATGTGCCTCACTAGATCGCTACGGATCAAGAATATTAGTCATAATGCGGTCAGAAACCTTATGCAGGCcatgaggaaaaaaattagaaaagatTGAACCTGAGGATCAGGAATATTAGTCGGTTACATGAGGACATGAGGAGAAAAGTCAGAAAATAAGTCTGATAATGTCTGAACCTAAGGAACGTTAAGAAATTTAGATAAAACTCTGCATGTTATATCATAACCAGTTATTGATCGCTTATCTGTTGGAATGGTAACAGCTAAAAACTGCGAGACTTATACAAAAGCGAACATCAATCTGATTCAAtacttcaatttttaatttagatcCAGACATAGAGATTGAGAATTTTGGAAAATTCAGATCACTAATGCGAGCGTGACGGGTAACATAACGACATctaattattcagtcaaatttCCACTTAATATTGAATTGATGAGATTTAGTTAAGGATGACATATGCCGAATCTGCCAGAAGCCTCTCCTGTACAGAAACCCTAACCCTAGCACACTCACAAATATTACAATTACAATAAAGCtaataatagttaaaaaaaagaaatgcataAATATGCAAGCGTAATGGAGACGTTGTGCAGCAGCAGAAaacaaatgaaaagaaaaacattttaacaaggCCAAAGAGGGTGGTAATGACGATATAGAAGATGTTGATGGTGCTGTCACTGTTGCTGccaatgtttaaataattactCATATTATAGCTGCAACACACATGCACCTCACTACTCTCATATGTACGTCTATTTAATGAatcttaaaatagtttttcttttcccaacccaaagaaacaaaattaaaccatTCATTAAATATTCTTCCATTCTGTAAAGAGTTAGTTCTTTGCTTCACTTCTCATATCAGCGACTTGAAGTCTACAAGTATTAAATAGTTAGTTGTTATAaagaatacttttttttttttaataaacatacaAGAATTGTTGggtgcagcagcagcaacatcattatcatcatcatgatGGCAAACATCAGCGTCATCATTGCCATCATCACCGTCATCAACCAGCATTAGCAGCTCTACCGCATTCAACACAAAACTAATATTGTAAAAccgtaatttaattaaatgtaggttttatttttttacaatactCGTAAATAGTTCTCGTATAATATACGTTTTTCTTTGCTCTTCCTCTTTATTGCCTGCTGGAAAATGGCAGTATGCAAAATATACTAAATAAAAGATACTAAACATTTAGAATATTAAGAAATCAGCTTAGAAAATAAATAGACATTTAAGGGTACTAGTAGACATCACAgagaattttccaaatatatatgtatatgtacgtacatgtttgtaagttatattCGAAAGAGATTCGTGTTAAAGACTTTGAGGccaagtatttatttatacagtGTGGGAATAAGTAGTTGGAACGTAAATATTGTTAAGAGACAAGAAGATATTGTGGAATTTAAATGACTGCTGCACGACACAGCTTTATACATATTACGGGTTTAGTATTTATATTAGAAGTATTGGGTATTTTAAGTCAATCAttgaatgtatttaaattttttgaatataaaaatttcattgtacTTCTCAACTTCCAAAACTTTAAAGTGttcaaatatttagcaaaataaGCGTAACCACTACTTTAGCAAATGTTTAGTTGATATTACATGACTTTTAGAAGAAGGAACATCATATACCACAATAATGCAGTAACTTTACCCATAACCGTTTGGATCGACCTGATGTAATTATATTAACAAAAAGAAAGCAGACTGACACGGCTTTGGAGATTTTACCGATCGCATATTCAATGATCTTTCGATGCTCTCCAATCAGAGAGGAAGTTTCATCTATCACCGCATCAGACGCTCTCTTCATTACTGCAGGTCAACACTTCCCAGCAAAAGCAGCGGGATTCGCAGAAGAGCATGTTGCCATTACATCCAATTTACCAATCCTGACGTCCCAAGTACATTGCGACATCAGCAACTGAGTAAATGAGGGCAAATTGACAAAATAGTTATATCATTTGAGGAACAGCAACTAGAGTTTAGAAATTATGAAGTTGTGATCTACAGTTCGGTATCTCTTAACTCGAATATGGATGACTATGTCGCTATTAAGTTTGCGGATACCACCAAATCCCACCATGCGTTTTTATTTAGCACTCTGAGAAAGACAAGGTGAAGTGTTGTTCGCTGACTTTACAACCTTCCAGTAGCGGAAATCCCACAGCTTTACAATCTAACCTTGCAAAGTTTTTAACCTGCCAGTGAATAGTCAGATTATACCAAATGCCAGAAAAAATGTGTAGTCATCCATATACTCAAACCTGGGTTCTGTCGCAAAGACTCTTGAGAATATTCTCCTCTTCCAGCTGACCCATCTACTAGGAACAGTAGTACATCATTAATAGCAACCAAATACCTGGGATCTGTCGCGAAGACTCTTGAGGATATTCTCCTCTTCCAGCTGACCCCACCATCTAGGAATAGAAGTACAACATCATTAACAGCGCTAGCCACTCAGATGTTCTTTCAGGACATCCTGTAGTTCACAATGTCCAACAACATGAAAAAACGGATCGTGAAAGTGGCCGCCAGTCCTGTCGCCATTCCTGTTAAATTACTACGTCGCTGATGTTCCCGAACCTCCTCGTTAATGATAATTGCTATCTGGAAATACACAACTTTTTCTCTGCGACTTTGTCCTGTAACTATCACCATCGCAGGCAACTTCACCACCTGGACGAAGAAGGTCGAAATTTCGACTGTAAACCAACAGTAAATGTTTGAGAACATTTTTGACAGCCTTTCTAAGCTATCTAAGCCAATGCCATTGCAATCACGCAGTTATTGCGCAGACTGGTTCTTCGTTGAGAAATATTCTAAtccgacaaaaattatatttattatatcttcGTTGAAAATTTagcatgtttatttatttattttcagcaACTTAGCCTTATTGgccataaccggttataaatttctacagGGAGGACAAGAGTAGCTACGGTACAACTGATGTCGGAATGaagcaacaggcttaatgcccACAGATCTAGCGCGTACAATAACGTCCACAAGCTTGTGATCAGTGTTCTAATTAAGGTCAAATTTAAAGTATCCTGATCCAGAGTACTAAGAAGAGATTCATATAAAGCATCAACGTTTCTTCAGATAACATGATATATTTTTTGACGATACGCCATCGATAAACAAAAATGGGTTATGTTGACTGGGGGTCAACGAGCTAATTTGGAAAACCCTACAAGAAAAAGTATTTTGTAGTCAATTTACACGATCATTGTGGCCAACTCACGTCACATTCGCCATAAACTCAAAGCGTTCAATAGAATGTCCGTTGCCTCGTTCGCTGGCCAATGGAAATTTGTTATCATTGATCTGACCGCTGACATTGAAGAATTTTATGCAAGTTGTTTGCCTTTTTTACACCATTGACATTTGTTGGCCTTTTGCGTCTTTTCATGCTTCTCGATGATATTCCAGGAAATCCATTTAACtgtttttatcatttaattGCTTCAGTTATTGGGTTAGTTTAAAGTATTTAGTACATACTTTCaatgttgaaaaatgttgaCTACTTATTTAAGTAATGCGATATTTATTATATCCTTTACCTTCGTAtgtttgtaattccgtttgtaatttccacaatataattttccgaccctataaagtactaTATATTCccgatccttatagatagcggagtcgattaagccatgtccgtctgtctgttgaaatcaactttccgaagcccccaaataacttacatacacgaattttgtttacctaaaaatatttgaaatttttattttgaaatataatttggtgaagggtatatacgattctgcatagccgaatatagctctcttacttgtttttatttaaatccatCAACTGGGATTTTGTTTTACATTGATCTGACGAAAATTTGTCCCTGTCCCACATATTGTTTGTTACATTTCAATCACTTTTAACGTGTAAATTTATTCTAATgtgtaaagaaatttattttaatgattgTCATTATGCGAGTGTGtagtagagaaatgtttaatt
This genomic window contains:
- the LOC135954966 gene encoding MOB kinase activator-like 2; this translates as MNWAISNLTGSNRVSRAILVRYSQVPLAEAESTPQTPSASSTATNQTSSSSSSSFAATFLHASRHVPGRAVPRNAANHNHNSTAATAATQLSLPLDVEETVTCFCR